Genomic DNA from Hordeum vulgare subsp. vulgare chromosome 2H, MorexV3_pseudomolecules_assembly, whole genome shotgun sequence:
CCAGGAGACGTCCCAAGATGAGCCAGGTCGTTGAGTCACTGCAGGGGGAAGTCTCGCTGGAGACGCTCAACGACGGGCCGCGGGATGGCACGCTCAGCTCCGTCGGCTCCATGCCGGTGTCGGACTATGGACGGTCCGGGTCGTCGTCGACCTACACGGTCCAGACGGAGCGGATCAGGAAGGTGGCGCTGCCCAGCCCGGAGTACAGCACCGAGTATCCCAGCCCCAGCCCCGGGTTTGACCACCCCTCCCCGCCCAGCAGTCTCGATACCAACGTCTCCTCCTCGGCGGAGCATGTGCCGGTCACGAACCACCGGCATCGAGGTTACCGGCAAGTATGACGCCTCATGGGGATTAGGCTCCCGCGTGCTGGTCGTCTCCACGGAGACCATAATATTTTTTATTCCACTTAGAATATGCTATCTTTTACTATGTTCATTCGATCAATAGCATCATCTTGTACAACTCAACTTTTATCCCAAAAGCATCATGCAACATATTCTTTTGTCAACGTTGGAGAAAAGTTGGGCATCCTCCAGCATTTTCTTGATTCTCACAGACATTTTATCTTATTCACCACAAAAGTTATGAGAATGAAAGTTGATTGGGTCACCGCCTTGTTTGAAATGTATAATTGACTGCATTTTTGGATGAGTTGTTATTTTTCCAACAGGGAGCAGTTCGATCCGGAAGTTTTCACAGATGCAAATTCCTTGATGCCTTAGACATCGGATGCAGATCAACATTCTATCTCTCTCAGTCTTGACATAGATTCTGCAGTTGTAGCAAGAAATCTCTGTTTTGCCTGCAGCTTGGTCCACTTTGTAGGTGTTCTTAGGTAGGAAAAACATGCCACTATGGAATTGTGATATTTGTTAGACAAcaagtcaacaacaacaatagcgtcGTCGCTGTCTGTTAAGGAACAATGCCAAGAGGCGCACTGCAAACAAGGATACAGTTCAGGTCTCTTGTTCTTTCTTCTCCCCCACTCCAACCCAGCTGCATTCATTCCTGGACAAAGCTTAACCCTTCATGTGTTTCTTTCATCTTTTGGGCAGGAAAAACATCTCTGCACCAACCATGAGAATATCAGTGGGAGCAGTGTCGGGAAAGGTGGCTGCTTAGCTGACTCGGCATCATCTTGCGCCAGATGACGCACTCTTATCTCACTACCTGGTCGTCTCCACGGAGACCATCACGCCCAACTACTACGTCGGCAACGAGCGCGCCATGCTCCTGCCCAACTGTTGTTCCGCGTCGGCGGAGTGGCCGCGCTGCTATCCACGTCCCCCGTGAACGCCCGCTTCCGCCTCAAGCACGTCGTGCGCACCTTCACCGGCGCCAGCGACGACGGCGCCTACCGCTGCGTGTTccaggaggaggacgaccaaGGGAACGTCGGGATCAACCTCACCAAGAACCTGATGGTCGTCGCCGGGAGCTCGATGAAGCACCTGTGTATCCACGCGGGCGGCCGCGCCGTCATCGACCAGCTGCAGAAGAAGTTCGGCCTCTCCGACGAGCAGGTGGAGGCGTCGCGAATGACGCTGCACCGGTTCGGGAACACGTCGAGTAGCTCGCTGTGGTACGAGCTGGCCTACGTCGAGCAGCGGGGGGACGCGGGGCAGAGGGCGCTGGGCGTGCCTACCGGTGACTGTGCGCTCGTCGGCAAGATCGCCGCCCCCCGGATCTGGGGTGGTGGGGCGCCGCGCAGCCGGGGGCGCAGAGCGGGGGACGCGGGCAGAGGGCGCCGCGCGTGGGTGCCGTCGACTGCGCGTTCGTCGACGGGAGCGCTGCCCCCGGATCTCGCCTGAAAGCACGGAGTGGAGGGCGCGGGGTGGGAGGCTGACCACGGCGCAGCCTTGCCGTAGGGAGAGGCGAGGGAGGTAGAGTTGCTCCCGTAGGTGTCGGTCGCGCCGTCCCAAGCCGTGCGCCACGGCACGCCGGCGCCACCCACAGAGATGGAGATGGTCTGCacgggaggggaaggaggagatggtctgCACGGGAGGGAGAGGGTGAGTGGATCTGcacgggagggggaggaggagatggtctGCACGGGAGGGAGAGGGTGAGTGGATCTGCacgggaggggaaggaggagatggtctgCACGGAAGGGAGAGGGTGAGGGGATCTGcacgggagggggaggaggagatggtctGCACGGCGACCGCGTTTGGATGATCGGCTTCGGGTCGGGGTCAAGTGCCGGTATCCAACCAGCTGCCCGCGACACCGATGGGCCGTGGACCTCGTCCATCAGCAGGTATCCGGTGGACATTCCCGACGTGCTAAAATAAGTCAAGATTCATAAAGtccacaaaagaaaacaaaaaatttgtTAACCGCGCATGCATTAGCTACGGCACTAGTTAGCAAATAGGATGTCCACATCTTCCGTTGACGACATGCACTGTGAGGAAGCGTTGTTTTAGTCCATCTTTAAATTTGTTAGCTGAATGCCCGTTGCACCAAGCATTGTACCATGTCCTTCACCTATAAAATGAACCACGGTAGGATAATTTACATACTAAACAACACAAGCATTAGGTTCCTTCTTTGCTACGATTAGCTGACATCGCCTACGGTTCAAAGGTATGTTGCACTGGAAGTCCGATCATCATATTCAGAAGAAAAGAGTAGACATGTAGTTTTTCGTGTATATATCATAATTGCAATCAGCTCACTAATTATTTTGTTAACATTGTTAATGTAGATGAATGTTTTTGATCTAAATGACGACACGATCACTGATATTGTTTCTAATTTAATTTGCTCTTGCTCGAAACAATATCTCTGGCTGAGGATCATTATCAAACTAACTTTCATTTTTTTAGATGTTTGTGGCGTAGTTATGTACGTCGGTCCACTTCAAAGGGATTATTATGCATCCAATGGAATGAGGGAAATAGCAATAGCCGCGCGCGATTATGAAATACTTTTTCTTCGAATTTTTGGCAATAAACTAGATTTATACGAGGAAGATCTGAAACGAGCGGAGTACAACGCTTCTGTTCTTGAAGCCTTCAACATGGAGGTTGATCGTGCATCCAGTAAGGCTGGTTACTTTGATTTATAATGCATTTGATTGTTCATGCCACTATGTTAactatatatgaatgtatgtCAGGATCCCTTATTGAAACAAAAACATCTCGGCTCATATTTCAACACTGTCCGAGATTCCCCTATCGCATGGACGGTTATTACGTGGGCGATGATTTAGAAGGTAACTCTTTAGCGACGTACATATTTTTTGCAAGCGAACTGTTCTGTTGTGTCACGATATATCTATTTATGTTTGTCTCAGATGTTAGGAAGGACGCGCGTCGTGACACCTCTCTTGGGGACAGGGTTAAAATGCTGGTGTTGCATCGATGGGAGCAGTACAAAGATGTCAATGACAAGCTATGCGAGCGCGTCGAACTGACagcaaaatatcaaacaaatgaACAGAACATAGAAGAGCCATCGACGATGATAAAACTTAATGCTAGGGTGACAGAAGAGCCGATTGAAGAGCAATCGACGATGATGAAATTTGGGACTTTGCGTACGCACAAATGGGTTGATGAAAGATCCATCGATGATTATTAAACTTAAGGCTAGGGTGGCACAGAAGGATCCTTTTTCGTCAAAGGGTGCTTTTTTGGTGAAGTCCCGGTTGCCGCGCGGAGCTTCATAATTTAATCATACAGTGTGTCCATTTTTATTCTCTTTTTTACGTCAATCCATTTTAATTCTTTAAGATCTTTTGTAAGCAACCTTAATTTTTTTGCATTAAGAGAATTAGATAAGCTTGCTGCTGTCAAGATGACAAGGACTTTGCGACTTTGTGACTTGACTGAATGTTCTCTACTTATGCTTTCGTGAGCAAGATTAGTACTTTTGTTTTCAATTCGCTCTCTGTGAACCACTCAAACTATATAAGGGGTGGTCACGTGACGAGATGTGTCGATCAACTATTCTAAATGTATCATGTTTGACACATGTTTTTAAAACAAAACAATTCTTTGATCGTTAATATTTATTATTAACCCGTGCCAACGCACGGGCACTCAACTAGTAGATTTAAGGGTACGCCCCGCAGATCTAACGGTCGCGCTGCGACAAGCGTTCGCGCCGGCGCGTAGTACTACCCTTAGTATAATCAAATAAATCACTTTATTCCCTTACTCTCACCTTCACAAATGTTTCTTCCAACCCAATAAGAAAAGGGTCGGTATCCTTGAAGGTACGGGTAGTTGACCTATATACGGTCACTACTGTTCCATTCGGGATACAAATTCCTGTCACCCAAGGCTTATGTTTTTCTTCCATCATGAGACATCTGTCAGAGTTTCACTTGTCTCTTTGCGATCAAGTATCTCAATATCAAGTTCCTGCAAAAGAAGAGACCACCTCATCCAACGAGGTCTGATTTCGTTAATATCGAGGACCTCCTTAATTGCTTGACGATCCGTATAGAATATGACCATGGTATATgtaatgtaaggtctaaacttttATAATATCACAACATATAATTTTCTATCATTTTTAACATAATTCCTTTCAGCCTATGCAAGGTTGTGGCTTGCGTAGTAAATGATATTAAACTTGTTACTTCTTTCTGGCCTAACACCACACTTATTGCATTATCATCTGTTTCACACACCACTTCAAAGGGTTTCTCCCAGTTTGGCGGCGTGATAATGATGCAACAAGTAGTGTTCACTACTGCGGGATGGTTCAAAGACAACACATATATCGAAGACCTTTCGATGAAATTATTTACAATGTACATCGTAGCGTATGCGATGTAACATCATAAAAAAAATTATGTGTGATGTCATAATATCACAcacatttcaaaaaaaattatgtgCAATGTCGCGCAAACAGTTTTTGCAAAATATATGTGCGTGATGTTGCGTATTATTGCACACAATTTGAAAAAACGTAAACATGTGTAAGGCTTTGCACACGGTTTTTTTAAATGATGTGTATATGATTTACTCTATCATTGCACAtagttactactccctccgtcccaaaataaccgtctcaactttgtactagctctagtataaagttatactaaaatgaagacacttattttgagacggagggagtataatacaACCGTGTGTGATGCCATGCATAccattttttgcaaaaaaaaatatgtaTGTGATGCAGCATATCATTGCACATTGTGTAAAAAAACACATACGTGTGTATAACTTGCACACATTTTTTGCATACATTATGTGTGTGATGTAATGTCATCACACACACTTTGACAAATGGAACCGTGTGTGATGCctgaaatttttattttttgaaagaaTAATGGTTTTCGTGATATGTTTGAAGGCAAACTGACATTTTCCTTCGTCGTTTGACTTTGATTTTGTTTCTACAATTAAGATGCATAGTAGAATTCTCCAAGTTAAAATTTGGCACTTTTTAGAGCCCATTTCTATATTTGAGTCATTAGCTGCATTTCAAATCATTTAATGAgtataattcaaatttaaactatgaATGCATGAAACAATACGCGAAAAtgatttaaaaatatatatttagggTGTTGAGTATATTTGTACGCCTCATACAAGAAATGAATATAAATTTATAAGACATATGTCGCAAGAATTAATCGTGAACATGAAGTTTATTGGTATCTAAATTCTAAAATTTGTTAATAAAGTctgaaaaatatgaaacttggcaTAATGTCAAGATATGACCTCACTATGATGTGATAAAATTTTGAAAAGGCTTCACATTTTTTATGTACATCCTTTAAAAATCACACAACCTCCGAGAAACGATCATGGTTTCGAGAGTGCATGCACGAAGTTGATGGCGAACTTATATTTTCCTTAGACATAGAAAATCATATTTAGGGCAGTGAGTATATGTCTATGCCTCATACGAGAAATAAATGTAAAATTCAAATATCTGTGTGGAAAGATTCAAAAGTGAACATAAAGTTTATTGGTATTTTAATTCTGTAAAGTGAAATGATGTCTAATAAATAGCAAACCTGGCATGGTGTCAAAATATGACCTTGGTATATTGTAGTAAAAATTTGAcaagatttttacaattttttgatGGTGTAAGGGAAAAACTCAAATGGCAAGAAAGCACACATATGTGTACTCAATTCTTATTGATGAAGAGATTGAAGCCTTGGATCAATGACATGGCATGAATTCATCCGTCCACACTCCATATCCAAGAAAAATGTCTAACCTTATCTTTTCACCACCTACTCTACCACATCCACACATATATCTAGCTAGCATCAATCCAACCTCTTGTAAAACCACGAACATGACACACACTTCTTCGATGCCATGGCTGGTGGGGCGGACGATGCCTCCTCCATGCTCTGACTAGGAGCAGGATACATCGGGGCGAAGAGCGCATGGTGTCGGCCGACATTGCGTGAAGCGGGTGCCCTGGACACCATGAGGCTCGTCATCGGGCATATACACAAGCACGATCACGAAGCAGCTGTCAAGCTCTGGGATCCCTATCTGGTGGCACAACTCTTGAATGGGTTCTACATCCCGTAAGGTGGTGTCATGGAGGCCCAGTTCATGGCCATGTAAGCTAGCTTCCCGTGTGTCTTTTTCCAACAATCCATCCACCAAGCTGACTGCTAGCTAACTTGTTGGATAGTACTCATCTAATTGATTTTCTATGTCTAAGTACAATATCTCTAGCCATCTAATTGATTCTTGATTTTTCTTGTCCATCAAGATTTCCCAAGGCATCAAACTAATCACAATATCTCTCTTGTGAAGTGCTGAATTTTCTTTTGCAATACTTTTGAGAAACTAAAATGCATAACTAGTGTAAGAACTAATTTCAAGTAGGATACTTGAGTAGgtaataaaaaaaatcataaaaatctgaaaaatCCATTTTTTTGTGGTAGATAGTTTAGTATGTGTGGTATGCTCCAAACTTCAGCTCATTTGGACGTATGAGTAGCTTTTAGCAAAAATAGACAAATTGGGTGAGAACAATACATGAGCGGTAAACTTTTTTACTAACCCTAAATTTGTGCTTTTTGCCGAGGGTTACTCAGatgtccaaatgatttgaaatttggagCGTACCTCACTCACCAAATTATCTACCATGCAAAACAATTTGGATTTTTTAAATATTTCtagtatttgttttgaattttttatgcATCAAAGGTGCAGATGAGCCTCGGGGCCGAATCATTGGTCTTTGTAATGATATACTTTTTTGACCTTGTCACCCTTTTCTCTTGGTTTTTCAGGATGAGATACACTATGGAATCTAAGAAGGTTTGGTTGTTGATTTCATCCATGAACAAGAGATTGATGAAGCTTTATGACGTAATTAGATGTGATTGCTTGTTGTATGTATTGGTTGTCGTGTGATGTGAGATAGTATGTTTGtacttttgtatgttgtatgacaAAGCTTGAAAAGAAATCATATAGTGGATTTTGAATGTGCATTTTTGCGGTTTTTTGTGAAAACGTGatcataataaattagttattgtttaGCTTATTTTAGGAATAATTAATGCATCGTTAAGGTCACACACCACGCATAGGTTTTTACATACAATTTTGTGTGATGGCATTTACATCACacatagtttttttatttttaatcgTGGGCAATGACTTGCGCATTACATACATTTTTTTGTGAAATAACCGTGTGTGATGCTATTCCAAATTGCACACAGTTTTTGTGTTCAATTGTGTGGGATGTACCCCCAAATCACAAACATTTTTGGTAGGGTGTACAATGGACCCCCCCTCCCCCCGCCCTATCGCGCACACACGCAATGTGACAGTTTGAAATTGCGCCACTGAAATGGGTTAAAAATCGTTTGCTTAGGACGTTGATGCGCCGGTGGCTCCTTTAAGTTTCTTAAAGGAAGTCTTGCACTCATCGCTCAATACAAAGGGAACATATTTCTGCAAAAGGTTAGTCAAGGGCTTGAAAATACTAGAGAAGTTCTTAATAAAGCGTTTATAGAACCCAACATgtccaagaaaacttcttatcccttttatATATCTTGGATAAGAAAGCTGTCTATTGCATCTAGTTTTGCTTTATCTACCTCAATACCTTTTTCAGAGATTTTATGCcctaagacaataccttcattaaacATGAAATGGCCTTTTTCCTAGTTCAACACAAGATTTgtatcctcacatctctgcaaaactttatcaagatGGTAAAGGAAATCGTCAAAGGAAGTTCCATGGACATAAAAGTCATCCATGCAAACTTCCatgatttctgcaaaaaaatcaGCAAAG
This window encodes:
- the LOC123425716 gene encoding 3-ketoacyl-CoA synthase 1-like; protein product: MVVAGSSMKHLCIHAGGRAVIDQLQKKFGLSDEQVEASRMTLHRFGNTSSSSLWYELAYVEQRGDAGQRALGVPTGDCALVGKIAAPRIWGGGAPRSRGRRAGDAGRGRRAWVPSTARSSTGALPPDLA